A window of Deltaproteobacteria bacterium contains these coding sequences:
- a CDS encoding aspartate aminotransferase family protein encodes MDKKPGPKSRSVFHEEQAVVAPGQQRIALLSELTLASGRGATITDLDGNTYLDFFAGVAVASLGHAHPAYMAKVEAQLRRISVGSFTTENRLKLLRLIAKLAPGNLARTQLFSGGAEAVEAAFRLAMSATGKYEIVGFWGGFHGKTAGVMGLIGDESKHGWGPLPGGRFSVPYADCARCPFKLRHPDCGLACADFARQAIKRTTSGAVAAIVIEPMQGTAGNVVPPPEFLPAIQSIAKEIGALLIADEMITGFGRTGRWFGCNHSNVVPDVMTVGKGMGNGFPISGVISSDDIVRAEPFSRASASSSSYGGNPLAATAALATLEAMVDEGLVEHAATIGAHMLDRLRAMRETYPFIGDVRGAGLMIGVDLVADRSTNELLGRAATERIFLDALQHGLLMMGYFPRIRINPPLTITREQADRGLDILDRVFARAAKEVPAS; translated from the coding sequence ATGGATAAGAAACCCGGCCCGAAGTCCCGCTCGGTGTTCCACGAGGAGCAAGCCGTCGTCGCGCCCGGACAGCAGCGCATCGCGCTGCTGTCCGAGCTGACGCTCGCATCCGGGCGGGGCGCGACCATCACGGATCTGGACGGCAACACCTACCTCGACTTCTTCGCGGGTGTCGCCGTCGCGAGCCTCGGCCATGCGCATCCCGCCTACATGGCCAAGGTGGAGGCGCAGCTCCGGCGCATCTCCGTCGGCAGCTTCACGACCGAGAATCGGCTGAAGCTGCTCAGGCTGATCGCCAAGCTGGCGCCCGGGAACCTCGCTCGCACACAGCTCTTCAGCGGTGGTGCGGAGGCGGTGGAGGCGGCGTTCCGGCTCGCGATGTCCGCCACGGGCAAATACGAGATCGTCGGGTTCTGGGGTGGGTTCCACGGCAAGACGGCGGGCGTCATGGGCCTGATCGGCGACGAGTCGAAGCACGGCTGGGGCCCCCTTCCCGGCGGCCGGTTCTCCGTGCCTTACGCCGACTGCGCGCGCTGCCCATTCAAGCTTCGTCATCCCGACTGCGGCCTCGCCTGTGCGGACTTCGCGCGGCAGGCGATCAAGCGCACCACCTCGGGGGCGGTCGCGGCGATCGTCATCGAGCCGATGCAGGGCACGGCCGGCAACGTCGTCCCTCCGCCGGAGTTCCTCCCGGCGATCCAGAGCATCGCAAAGGAGATCGGCGCGCTCTTGATCGCCGACGAGATGATCACCGGCTTCGGACGCACCGGCCGCTGGTTCGGGTGCAACCATTCCAACGTGGTCCCCGACGTCATGACGGTCGGCAAAGGGATGGGGAACGGCTTTCCGATCAGCGGCGTGATCTCGTCCGACGACATCGTGAGAGCCGAGCCATTCTCGCGAGCGAGCGCGTCGTCCTCCAGCTACGGCGGCAATCCGCTGGCGGCGACGGCCGCCCTCGCGACACTCGAGGCGATGGTCGACGAGGGGCTGGTCGAGCACGCCGCGACGATCGGCGCGCACATGCTGGATCGCCTGCGCGCCATGCGGGAAACGTACCCCTTCATCGGCGACGTTCGCGGCGCCGGCTTGATGATCGGCGTCGACCTCGTCGCCGACCGCAGCACGAATGAGCTCCTCGGGCGCGCCGCCACCGAGCGCATCTTCCTCGATGCGCTCCAGCACGGCCTCTTGATGATGGGATACTTCCCGCGCATCCGCATCAATCCCCCGCTCACGATCACGCGCGAGCAAGCCGATCGGGGGCTCGACATCCTCGACCGGGTCTTCGCCCGCGCCGCCAAGGAAGTTCCGGCGTCGTGA
- a CDS encoding Gfo/Idh/MocA family oxidoreductase, whose amino-acid sequence MGFGNVAVEGHLPAWREHKLFDIVAVCDPNETRLALAAEALPTARRYADIDDLLLNERLDFVDVATPPASHAAIVLAALAKRVAVLCEKPLTTTWDVLRQIRNAASAARAVVFTTHNWKYAPIIRTAKRTLRRGDIGAVSHVRLETVRTTPPTDAGTDGTWRLDPAAAGGGILVDHGWHAFYLARHLADADPVAISAVTSQRKFTATSVEDTAECTIEFPRARAEIFLTWAGDARRNSGTVTGSLGTLTIADGTLITTIGNGPPVETRFAQPLSAGSYHPDWFATMLDDFHAELHDPATRGGNLREAEACCRLLERGYQSSAGGGVRLALAEVPSAPAGSPATPGE is encoded by the coding sequence GTGGGATTCGGCAACGTGGCGGTCGAAGGCCATCTGCCGGCCTGGCGCGAGCACAAGCTCTTCGACATCGTGGCGGTCTGCGACCCGAACGAGACGCGGCTGGCGCTCGCGGCGGAGGCGCTGCCGACGGCGCGCCGCTACGCCGACATCGACGACCTCCTGCTGAACGAGCGTCTCGATTTCGTCGATGTGGCGACGCCGCCCGCGAGCCACGCCGCGATCGTGCTCGCCGCGCTGGCCAAGCGCGTGGCGGTCCTTTGCGAGAAACCCCTCACCACCACGTGGGACGTTCTCCGGCAGATCCGCAACGCCGCGAGCGCCGCACGCGCGGTCGTCTTCACGACCCACAACTGGAAATACGCGCCGATCATCCGCACCGCGAAGCGCACGCTCCGCCGCGGCGACATCGGCGCCGTGTCGCACGTCCGTCTCGAGACGGTCCGCACGACGCCGCCGACCGACGCGGGCACCGACGGCACGTGGCGCCTCGATCCGGCGGCCGCCGGCGGCGGCATCCTGGTCGACCACGGATGGCATGCGTTCTACCTCGCCCGCCACCTCGCCGATGCGGACCCGGTCGCGATCTCCGCCGTGACGTCGCAGCGCAAGTTCACGGCGACCAGCGTCGAGGATACCGCCGAATGCACCATCGAGTTCCCGCGGGCACGCGCCGAGATCTTCCTCACGTGGGCGGGCGACGCACGCCGGAACTCCGGCACGGTGACGGGAAGCCTCGGCACGCTGACGATCGCGGACGGCACCCTGATCACCACCATCGGGAACGGGCCTCCCGTCGAGACGCGCTTCGCGCAGCCGCTCTCGGCCGGCTCGTACCATCCCGACTGGTTCGCCACGATGCTCGACGATTTCCACGCCGAGCTGCACGATCCGGCGACCCGCGGCGGCAACCTCCGCGAAGCCGAGGCCTGCTGCCGCCTCCTCGAGCGCGGCTACCAGTCGAGCGCGGGCGGCGGCGTGCGTCTCGCGCTGGCGGAGGTCCCATCCGCCCCGGCGGGAAGCCCCGCGACCCCCGGTGAGTGA